One window of the Puntigrus tetrazona isolate hp1 chromosome 13, ASM1883169v1, whole genome shotgun sequence genome contains the following:
- the ttl gene encoding tubulin--tyrosine ligase, whose product MSGFGLLCWETDNVSRLASVRSSSLPRAFSGRARDMSLPMYTFVLRDDNSTVYAEVAKILASSGKWKRLKKDNPRFNLMLGERNRLPFGRLGHEPGLMQLVNYYRGADKLCRKASLVKIIKTSPELKDSCNWFPESYIIYPTNLNTPVAPATNGISHMKSNPKTDEREVFLASYNSRKESAEGTVWIAKSSAGAKGAGILISHDANQLLEFIDNQGQVHVIQKYLERPLLLEPGHRKFDIRSWVLVDHQYNIYLYREGVLRTSSEPYNSSDLQDMTSHLTNHCIQKEHSQNYGRYEEGNEMFFDEFRQYLLATHGVAMETSILPQIKHIIRSCLTCIEPAISTKHLSYQSFQLFGFDFMLDESFKVWLIEINGAPACAQKLYPELCQGIVDVAISTVFSLSADVLSSSPPFSTSPSLSSNSCSSPKIRAPHHFGPFIKL is encoded by the exons ATGTCCGGTTTCGGTCTACTTTGTTGGGAGACAGATAACGTTAGTCGGCTAGCTAGCGTGCGATCATCGTCGCTCCCCCGGGCTTTCAGCGGAAGAGCGAGGGATATGAGTTTACCGATGTACACGTTTGTTTTGAGGGATGATAACAGTACGGTGTATGCCGAGGTCGCGAAGATCCTCGCCTCTTCTGGAAAATGGAAACGACTGAAGAAGGACAATCCTCGGTTTAACTTAATGTTGGGAGAGAGAAATCGGCTGCCTTTTGGACGGCTGG GTCATGAACCGGGACTGATGCAGCTGGTGAATTATTACAGAGGAGCCGATAAACTGTGCCGCAAAGCTTCACTGGTCAA GATTATCAAGACGAGTCCAGAGTTAAAGGACTCTTGTAACTGGTTCCCGGAGTCGTACATCATATACCCGACCAACCTCAACACCCCGGTGGCCCCGGCCACCAACGGCATCAGCCACATGAAGAGCAACCCAAAGACGGATGAGCGGGAGGTCTTCTTAGCCTCGTATAACTCCAGAAAGGAAAGCGCAGAGGGAACGGTGTGGATCGCCAAATCTTCAGCAGGTGCTAAAG GTGCAGGCATCTTGATATCTCATGATGCGAACCAGCTGCTCGAGTTCATCGATAATCAAGGCCAAGTGCACGTCATTCAGAAGTATCTGGAGAGACCACTGCTGCTGGAGCCGGGGCATCGCAAATTTGATATAAG GAGCTGGGTGCTTGTAGACCATCAGTATAACATCTACTTGTACCGCGAGGGAGTGCTGAGGACGTCTTCGGAGCCCTACAACAGCTCGGACCTGCAGGACATGACCAGCCACCTGACCAATCACTGCATCCAGAAGGAGCATTCGCAGAACTACGGCCGCTATGAGGAGGGCAACGAGATGTTCTTTGACGAGTTCAGACAGTACCTGTTGGCCACACACGGCGTTGCCATGGAAACATCTATTTTACCTCAGATCAAGCATATCATCAG GAGCTGTCTCACATGCATCGAGCCAGCCATCAGCACGAAACACCTGTCCTACCAGAGCTTCCAGCTCTTCGGCTTCGACTTCATGCTGGACGAGAGCTTTAAAGTCTGGCTAATTGAGATCAACGGGGCACCTGCCTGCGCTCA GAAACTCTACCCAGAGCTGTGTCAAGGCATCGTGGATGTGGCCATCTCCACAGTGTTCTCTCTGAGCGCAGATGTCCTCTCGTCCTCGCCTCCGTTCTCCACTTCTCCATCTCTATCCTCCAACTCCTGCTCCTCACCCAAGATCAGAGCGCCCCATCACTTCGGCCCATTCATCAAACTATAA
- the fignl1 gene encoding fidgetin-like protein 1, which produces MSRAHLDEWQRRSFDISSGSCTPEQTADAYRAHILSIQYAWASAELSPAGAASLLRTYSERYAAVLDSDDSRTGLNNYAESALHLARNQKNHSDKWESSLTFENVFNLPGVQRMMQARSTKDTLLVDPADVNITVGGEVSRGDVSAPPSVLKRDPLACGPAAPPPRDELGRGVSNPLSGAVEWPRGLEGAPPRMSQAQNAPTGSTPMFGHNVFRSTGNASASQSSVGCTSGSSVHNQTVFFSSTNPSKRKNFYGSGTESNRSSFPSQGEQEPRGRGRRGEESVSTNFRSAREQFIVDQQKKHSHQGQRGSAPNVAAITKKCLGANRPRGASSKFVSPMPRQEEEGSSKENAPQDMQPVDERLKNFEPKIIELIMSEIMDHGPPVAWEDIAGLEFAKATIKEIVVWPMLRPDIFTGLRGPPKGILLFGPPGTGKTLIGKCIACQSGATFFSISASSLTSKWVGEGEKMVRALFAIARCHQPAVIFIDEIDSLLSQRTDGEHDSSRRIKTEFLVQLDGATTSAEDRILVVGATNRPQEIDEAARRRLAKRLYIPLPEAEARRQIVTNLMSHEKSQLGADEMEKVVQGTEGFSGADMTQLCREAALGPIRSIRLSDIATISAEQVRPILYSDFQEALKTVRPSVSSKDLELYEEWNKTFGCGR; this is translated from the coding sequence ATGAGCAGAGCACACCTGGACGAGTGGCAGAGGAGGTCCTTTGACATTTCGTCTGGCTCCTGTACACCTGAACAGACGGCCGATGCTTACCGGGCACACATCCTGTCCATTCAGTATGCATGGGCGAGTGCTGAGCTCTCTCCGGCCGGAGCTGCCAGCCTGCTCAGGACCTACTCAGAGCGGTACGCCGCAGTCCTGGACTCAGACGACTCACGCACAGGGCTAAACAACTACGCAGAGAGTGCCCTGCACCTGGCCCGCAATCAAAAGAACCATAGCGACAAATGGGAGTCGTCCCTAACGTTCGAAAATGTGTTCAACCTGCCGGGCGTGCAACGGATGATGCAGGCCAGGTCAACAAAAGACACTCTCCTGGTAGATCCGGCAGATGTCAACATAACTGTTGGTGGTGAAGTCAGCAGGGGAGATGTCTCTGCTCCTCCTAGTGTATTAAAACGAGACCCTCTGGCTTGTGGGCCTGCTGCGCCTCCACCTAGAGATGAGTTGGGAAGGGGGGTCAGTAACCCACTCAGCGGTGCTGTAGAGTGGCCCAGAGGACTTGAAGGAGCCCCTCCTCGTATGTCCCAGGCACAGAATGCTCCAACAGGATCAACGCCTATGTTTGGCCATAACGTTTTCCGTTCCACAGGCAACGCTAGTGCGTCTCAGTCTAGTGTGGGTTGCACAAGTGGATCCAGTGTGCATAATCAGACTGTGTTCTTTTCCTCCACAAACCCCTCCAAGAGGAAGAACTTCTACGGCTCAGGAACTGAAAGCAACAGAAGCTCATTCCCATCACAAGGCGAGCAGGAACCGCGAGGGAGGGGACGGAGAGGAGAGGAAAGTGTCAGCACTAATTTTAGATCAGCACGAGAGCAGTTCATCGTTGACCAGCAAAAAAAGCATTCCCATCAGGGTCAGCGGGGATCCGCGCCCAATGTTGCTGCAATCACCAAGAAATGCCTTGGTGCGAATCGGCCTCGTGGGGCGTCCTCCAAATTCGTCTCTCCCATGCCAAGGCAAGAGGAAGAGGGCAGCTCGAAGGAAAATGCACCACAAGACATGCAACCTGTTGATGAGCGACTAAAGAACTTCGAGCCCAAAATCATTGAACTGATCATGAGTGAGATCATGGACCATGGCCCCCCGGTAGCTTGGGAGGATATTGCGGGCCTGGAGTTTGCCAAAGCCACAATCAAAGAGATCGTAGTGTGGCCCATGTTGAGACCTGATATATTTACTGGCCTTAGAGGTCCACCTAAAGGCATTCTTCTCTTTGGTCCCCCAGGCACTGGAAAAACCCTCATAGGGAAGTGCATAGCGTGTCAGTCGGGAGCCACTTTTTTTAGCATCAGTGCTTCGTCACTTACTTCAAAGTGGGTTGGGGAAGGAGAGAAGATGGTACGGGCCCTCTTTGCCATCGCTCGGTGCCACCAGCCTGCCGTCATCTTCATCGATGAGATAGATTCTCTTCTTTCTCAGCGCACGGATGGAGAGCACGACTCTTCCCGTCGGATCAAAACCGAATTTCTTGTCCAGCTGGATGGAGCCACGACGTCAGCAGAAGATCGCATCCTGGTGGTCGGTGCCACCAACCGGCCACAGGAGATTGACGAAGCAGCTCGGCGTCGCCTGGCCAAGCGACTCTACATCCCTCTCCCAGAGGCTGAGGCTCGCCGGCAGATAGTGACTAACCTCATGTCTCATGAGAAAAGCCAGCTGGGAGCAGATGAGATGGAGAAAGTGGTGCAGGGCACAGAGGGCTTTTCAGGAGCAGATATGACACAGCTGTGTCGCGAGGCAGCCCTAGGCCCCATCCGAAGCATTCGCCTGAGTGACATTGCTACCATTTCAGCAGAACAGGTCCGGCCGATACTCTACAGCGACTTCCAGGAGGCTCTCAAAACTGTGCGGCCCAGCGTCTCTTCTAAAGATCTGGAGTTATATGAAGAGTGGAACAAGACATTTGGATGCGGTCGCTAA